One window of the Allosaccharopolyspora coralli genome contains the following:
- a CDS encoding MFS transporter, whose translation MSGGDVRLLDVFKNQPKAVWITAFAAVIAFMGIGLVDPILLSIAESLNAGPEQVTLLFSSYLGVQVVAMLITGAFSARFGAKRTVVTGLALIVVATVLCALAGSITELVALRAVWGLGNALFIATALSVIVGAASGGQQAAILLYEAALGIGLSTGPLLGAMLGHLSWRGPFAGTALLMGVALVLAAGFLPDDAKDGTRRTPVKVLDPLRALRHSGLLRTSVGSALYTAAFFVVLAWSPFVLEYGAIAIGLVFFGWGLCVAAAGVLLAPRVAARFGETGGTVLAVLLYAALLALMTVDSKPLIVAAIILSGVASGLLNTLFTGAAMSISSAPRPVASAGYNFCRWLGGAVAATLVGHVAGWFGSVQAPFAVSAVLCLLAAGLLSLGLRERDPHTVPEEAAVVGDEF comes from the coding sequence ATGAGCGGCGGAGACGTCCGGCTGCTGGACGTGTTCAAGAACCAACCGAAGGCCGTCTGGATCACCGCGTTCGCGGCCGTGATCGCCTTCATGGGCATCGGGCTCGTCGACCCGATCCTGCTGTCGATCGCCGAATCACTGAACGCCGGCCCCGAACAGGTGACGCTCCTGTTCTCCTCCTACCTCGGAGTGCAGGTCGTCGCGATGCTCATCACCGGCGCCTTCAGCGCACGGTTCGGCGCGAAACGGACCGTGGTCACCGGCCTCGCGCTCATCGTCGTCGCCACCGTCCTCTGCGCCCTCGCCGGTTCGATCACCGAACTCGTCGCGCTGCGCGCCGTGTGGGGGCTCGGCAACGCCCTGTTCATCGCGACCGCGTTGTCCGTCATCGTCGGCGCGGCCAGCGGAGGCCAACAGGCGGCGATCCTGCTCTACGAGGCGGCGCTCGGGATCGGCCTGTCCACCGGACCGTTGCTCGGCGCGATGCTCGGCCACCTGTCCTGGCGCGGCCCGTTCGCCGGAACCGCCCTGCTCATGGGGGTCGCACTCGTCCTCGCCGCCGGGTTCCTCCCCGACGACGCCAAGGACGGGACGCGGCGCACCCCGGTCAAGGTCCTCGATCCGCTCCGCGCACTGCGACACAGCGGCCTGCTGCGGACCTCCGTCGGCTCCGCGCTCTACACCGCCGCGTTCTTCGTGGTCCTGGCGTGGTCGCCGTTCGTGCTCGAATACGGTGCGATCGCCATCGGGCTGGTGTTCTTCGGGTGGGGCCTGTGCGTGGCCGCGGCAGGCGTCCTGCTCGCGCCCAGGGTCGCCGCCCGGTTCGGCGAGACCGGCGGAACGGTGCTCGCGGTCCTGCTCTACGCGGCGTTGCTGGCCCTGATGACCGTCGACTCGAAACCGCTGATCGTCGCCGCGATCATCCTCAGCGGTGTGGCGTCCGGGCTGCTCAACACACTGTTCACCGGAGCGGCGATGAGCATCAGCTCCGCGCCGCGCCCCGTCGCCAGCGCCGGGTACAACTTCTGCCGCTGGCTGGGCGGCGCCGTGGCGGCCACGCTCGTCGGACACGTGGCCGGCTGGTTCGGCTCGGTTCAGGCGCCGTTCGCGGTCAGCGCGGTGCTGTGTCTGCTGGCGGCGGGGCTGCTCTCGCTCGGACTCCGCGAGCGCGACCCGCACACCGTCCCGGAGGAAGCCGCGGTCGTCGGCGACGAGTTCTGA
- a CDS encoding MBL fold metallo-hydrolase — translation MASVDVAQGRHDWLNSGAFEVAPGVHRIPLPMPGDGLRAVNVYAIEDGDGLVLVDSGWAKPEARTALESALAELGRELGDVRRFLVTHAHRDHYTLGVELRRTLGVPVALGAGERASLDILLAGTHDRQLSQLDRNGAAELADLIRSSLDTEAEPPGEDFERPDEWLEADTEVTLTDRTLRVVPTPGHTRGHVVFVDERNSLLFAGDHVLPHITPSIGLEAARTALPLGDYLDSLRRVRELPDMRLLPAHGPVTDSTHSRVDELLAHHEQRLEDTEGVVRDGAETARDAAGELGWTRRDRAFADLDVFNRILAVGETGAHLDLLVARGRLHSSIVDGVARYRTI, via the coding sequence GTGGCGAGTGTCGACGTGGCGCAGGGGCGGCACGACTGGCTGAACTCCGGTGCTTTCGAAGTCGCACCCGGGGTGCATCGCATCCCGCTTCCGATGCCCGGCGACGGCTTGCGCGCGGTGAACGTGTACGCGATCGAGGACGGCGACGGGCTCGTGCTCGTGGACTCCGGCTGGGCCAAGCCGGAAGCTCGCACCGCGCTGGAGTCCGCGCTGGCGGAGCTGGGCCGCGAACTCGGTGACGTGCGCAGATTCCTGGTGACCCACGCGCACCGGGACCACTACACGCTGGGCGTCGAGCTGCGCCGGACACTCGGCGTCCCGGTCGCGCTCGGTGCGGGAGAGCGAGCATCCCTGGACATCCTGCTGGCAGGCACCCACGACCGGCAGCTGTCCCAGCTGGACCGCAACGGCGCCGCCGAACTCGCCGACCTCATCCGGTCGTCGCTGGACACCGAAGCCGAACCTCCCGGGGAGGACTTCGAGCGCCCGGACGAGTGGCTCGAAGCCGACACCGAAGTCACACTCACCGATCGCACGCTGCGGGTGGTCCCCACACCGGGACACACCCGTGGCCACGTCGTGTTCGTCGACGAGCGGAACTCGCTGCTGTTCGCCGGGGACCACGTGCTCCCGCACATCACCCCGTCCATCGGGCTGGAAGCGGCACGAACGGCCTTGCCGCTCGGCGACTACCTCGACTCGCTCCGCCGTGTGCGCGAGCTCCCGGACATGCGGTTGCTGCCCGCGCACGGCCCGGTCACCGACAGCACGCACTCCCGCGTGGACGAGCTGCTCGCGCACCACGAGCAACGGCTCGAGGACACAGAGGGAGTCGTCCGGGACGGAGCCGAGACGGCACGCGACGCGGCGGGCGAACTGGGCTGGACCCGCCGTGATCGAGCGTTCGCCGATCTCGACGTGTTCAACCGGATTCTGGCCGTCGGCGAGACGGGAGCACACCTGGACCTGCTGGTCGCCCGCGGACGACTGCACAGCTCCATCGTGGACGGTGTCGCCAGATACCGAACGATCTGA
- a CDS encoding DUF4177 domain-containing protein, with translation MSKGEVVAYEYKVVELREKMFGGKMSGEKLEGVLNEHAAKGWQLKAITGADVKGRLGPGGVEGLLVTFERQA, from the coding sequence GTGTCGAAGGGGGAAGTCGTGGCGTACGAGTACAAGGTCGTCGAGCTTCGCGAGAAGATGTTCGGTGGCAAGATGTCCGGGGAGAAGCTGGAGGGCGTCCTCAACGAGCACGCCGCGAAGGGTTGGCAGCTCAAAGCGATCACCGGTGCCGATGTCAAGGGCCGACTCGGCCCTGGCGGCGTCGAGGGCCTGCTGGTCACCTTCGAACGCCAGGCCTGA
- a CDS encoding alpha/beta hydrolase, with protein sequence METTSGQKPGAATVRRDVWFESGGQQCAAWLCAPAEASGLRPLVVMAHGLGAVREWRLDAFAERFAEQGWMVLVFDYRYLGASEGSPRQLLDINDQLDDWRAALAYGRSLPGVDTDRIAAWGTSFGGGHALRIASEDHQLAAVVAQCPFTDGPASLFSRLRSSPLSMLWLIAAGMLDTVGSLFGAKPVLAPVVGVWWMPAYLVSPTAIADASRLLPPGTRLSPWTSAAVTKMSSLGRGLSKNIETGDDSFRPADTGVGRDTLWGVLKGTDGGADSANGVAARLALWLPLYRPGKDLPKITAPTLLCVCKDDRAAPADTTARLAAGQDHVQVGRYEGDHFDIYVGDLFERAVRDQTAFLATQFGPSTR encoded by the coding sequence ATGGAAACGACATCAGGGCAGAAACCGGGCGCTGCCACCGTGCGGCGCGACGTCTGGTTCGAGTCCGGTGGCCAGCAGTGCGCGGCGTGGCTATGCGCCCCTGCCGAAGCGAGCGGATTGCGACCTCTGGTGGTCATGGCACACGGACTCGGCGCGGTGCGGGAGTGGCGGCTGGACGCGTTCGCGGAGCGGTTCGCCGAGCAGGGGTGGATGGTGCTGGTGTTCGACTACCGGTACCTGGGGGCCAGCGAGGGCTCGCCTCGGCAGCTGCTCGACATCAATGATCAGCTCGACGATTGGCGAGCCGCACTGGCCTACGGCCGGTCGCTGCCGGGAGTCGACACCGATCGGATCGCGGCGTGGGGAACCTCGTTCGGCGGAGGACACGCGCTGCGGATTGCGAGTGAAGACCATCAGCTGGCCGCCGTGGTGGCCCAGTGCCCGTTCACCGACGGTCCGGCTTCGCTGTTCTCACGCCTCCGCAGCTCACCGTTGAGCATGCTGTGGCTCATCGCCGCCGGGATGCTCGACACCGTGGGGTCCTTGTTCGGCGCGAAGCCGGTGCTCGCTCCGGTGGTGGGCGTGTGGTGGATGCCCGCCTACCTCGTGTCGCCGACCGCGATCGCCGACGCCTCGCGGCTGCTGCCCCCGGGAACCCGGCTCTCCCCCTGGACTTCCGCGGCCGTGACCAAGATGTCGTCGCTGGGGAGGGGCCTGTCGAAGAACATCGAGACCGGTGACGATTCCTTCCGGCCTGCCGACACAGGGGTCGGTCGCGACACTCTCTGGGGCGTCCTCAAAGGGACCGACGGCGGGGCCGACAGCGCCAACGGGGTCGCGGCCCGGCTGGCACTGTGGCTACCGCTGTACCGGCCGGGAAAAGACCTGCCGAAAATCACCGCACCCACCCTGCTGTGCGTGTGCAAGGACGACAGGGCCGCACCCGCCGACACCACAGCCCGGCTCGCCGCCGGGCAAGACCACGTCCAGGTCGGCCGCTACGAGGGCGACCACTTCGACATCTACGTGGGCGACCTGTTCGAGCGCGCGGTACGAGACCAGACCGCATTCCTGGCAACGCAGTTCGGCCCGAGCACGCGGTGA
- a CDS encoding VOC family protein encodes MLKLTDFIIDCPDPMKLAAFYAEVVGREVAEGSDDDWASIVFGEVELAFQRVDDYRRPSWPSNEHPKQYHLDFEVDEFEPEQRRVTDLGATFQQNFVGPEGYGWQVYTDPVGHPFCLCRNRGAVWP; translated from the coding sequence ATGCTGAAACTCACCGACTTCATCATCGACTGCCCGGACCCGATGAAGCTGGCGGCGTTCTACGCCGAAGTGGTGGGCCGTGAGGTCGCTGAAGGCAGCGACGACGACTGGGCCAGCATCGTCTTCGGCGAGGTCGAGCTGGCCTTTCAGCGAGTGGACGACTACCGCCGTCCGAGCTGGCCGAGCAACGAGCACCCCAAGCAGTACCACCTCGATTTCGAGGTGGACGAGTTCGAGCCGGAACAGCGCCGCGTCACCGACCTCGGCGCGACGTTCCAGCAGAACTTCGTCGGACCGGAGGGCTACGGCTGGCAGGTCTACACCGATCCCGTCGGACACCCGTTCTGCCTGTGCCGCAACAGAGGAGCGGTGTGGCCCTGA
- a CDS encoding SLC13 family permease, whose amino-acid sequence MADEFTRGKTYRSLDEQLERLTPSEERFERRRRTIGLFLGPVLGILFLLLPLGLTPPQQSLAAIMIFTIVYWLTEAIPIPVTAIVAMSLCVLLGVASVDDVFEAFGSPTLFVFIGAFIIAEAMTTHGLDRRFAFRVLSLPGVSGSTYGVIITFGAIAAGLSAFISNTAAAAMLLPIGLGMMNALSGLIMDRTGESDPTRLRFGTALMLMIAYGASVGGLITPIGSPPNLIGIGFIEEQTDTTISFFEWTVTALPIVAVMFVALCVILIALNRPEIHKIPGAADYIADERAKLGKMSTGGRNTLIVFFLAVLFWILPGLVNLIFGEDSAIYTALSDRLDEGVVAILAAGLLFILPINWRERRFTLNWNQAVSIDWGTILLFGGGIVLGSLLDDTGLAQRIGEGMVNALGVSSLLSITILSVVIAVLISETTSNTASAAVVVPIVIPIAVAAGVSPVIPAIAATFGASYGFMLPVSTPPNAIVYGSGLIPITKMLRSGVVFDFVGMILVVVGVSLMAQVVGIV is encoded by the coding sequence ATGGCGGACGAGTTCACTCGGGGGAAGACATACCGCAGCCTGGACGAGCAGTTGGAACGGCTGACGCCCTCCGAGGAACGGTTCGAACGGCGCAGGCGGACCATCGGCCTGTTCCTCGGTCCTGTGCTCGGCATCCTGTTCCTGTTGTTGCCGCTGGGGCTGACGCCGCCGCAGCAGAGCCTCGCCGCCATCATGATCTTCACGATCGTCTACTGGCTGACCGAGGCGATTCCGATCCCGGTGACCGCGATCGTGGCCATGTCGTTGTGCGTGCTGCTCGGCGTGGCTTCGGTCGACGACGTTTTCGAGGCTTTCGGCAGTCCCACACTGTTCGTGTTCATCGGCGCGTTCATCATCGCCGAAGCCATGACCACGCACGGGCTGGACCGGCGGTTCGCGTTCCGGGTGCTGTCGCTGCCCGGCGTGAGCGGCTCGACCTACGGCGTCATCATCACTTTCGGTGCCATCGCAGCGGGTCTGAGTGCGTTCATCTCGAACACCGCCGCGGCCGCGATGCTGCTGCCGATCGGTCTCGGCATGATGAACGCGCTGTCCGGGCTCATCATGGATCGCACCGGCGAATCCGATCCGACACGACTTCGGTTCGGCACGGCCCTGATGCTGATGATCGCCTACGGCGCGAGTGTCGGCGGGCTGATCACGCCGATCGGCAGCCCGCCGAACCTGATCGGCATCGGATTCATCGAAGAGCAGACGGACACCACCATCTCGTTCTTCGAATGGACGGTCACCGCGCTGCCGATCGTGGCGGTCATGTTCGTCGCCCTGTGCGTCATTCTGATCGCGCTCAACCGCCCCGAGATCCACAAGATTCCCGGCGCCGCCGACTACATCGCCGACGAACGCGCGAAGCTCGGCAAGATGTCGACGGGCGGGCGGAACACGCTGATCGTGTTCTTCCTCGCGGTGCTCTTCTGGATCCTGCCGGGGCTCGTCAACCTGATCTTCGGCGAGGACTCGGCGATCTACACGGCGTTGAGCGACCGGCTCGACGAAGGTGTCGTCGCGATTCTCGCCGCGGGCCTGCTGTTCATCCTCCCGATCAACTGGCGCGAGCGTCGCTTCACGCTCAACTGGAACCAGGCCGTCTCGATCGACTGGGGCACGATCCTGCTCTTCGGCGGCGGCATCGTGCTCGGCTCGCTGCTCGACGACACCGGCCTGGCCCAGCGGATCGGTGAGGGCATGGTCAACGCGCTCGGCGTGTCCAGTCTGCTGTCCATCACCATCCTGTCGGTGGTCATCGCGGTGCTGATCTCGGAAACCACGTCGAACACGGCCAGCGCGGCGGTCGTCGTGCCCATCGTGATCCCGATCGCGGTGGCGGCAGGCGTCAGCCCCGTCATCCCGGCGATCGCGGCCACTTTCGGCGCCTCCTACGGCTTCATGCTTCCGGTGTCGACGCCGCCGAACGCGATCGTGTACGGCTCCGGGCTCATCCCGATCACGAAGATGCTGCGCTCGGGCGTGGTCTTCGACTTCGTCGGTATGATCCTGGTCGTCGTCGGTGTTTCCCTGATGGCACAGGTGGTGGGCATCGTCTAG
- a CDS encoding TetR/AcrR family transcriptional regulator: MARNRRPVPKEQKRDELLAAAAQLLVLDGYEATSMSRLAQYAGVAPNTLYWYFRDKDELLVAVADRYFQALLHEHASLADRPLAEQFRWLIERLRPVKHLVATVHNRVAVSESVREWHTGFHRSFEDLFERQLANPLAAEHRTAEFAAATFVLEGAITHSIDEATTDQLCKITADRLHRAAETKMNAT; the protein is encoded by the coding sequence ATGGCTCGTAACCGCCGCCCGGTCCCCAAGGAGCAGAAACGCGACGAGCTGCTGGCCGCTGCAGCGCAACTGCTCGTGCTCGACGGCTACGAGGCCACCTCGATGAGCCGGCTCGCCCAGTACGCCGGTGTCGCCCCGAACACGCTCTACTGGTACTTCCGCGACAAGGACGAACTGCTCGTGGCCGTCGCCGACCGCTATTTCCAAGCGCTCCTGCACGAGCACGCCTCGCTGGCGGACCGACCGCTCGCCGAGCAGTTCCGCTGGTTGATCGAGAGGCTGCGGCCGGTCAAGCACCTGGTCGCCACGGTGCATAACAGGGTCGCCGTCTCGGAGTCAGTCCGCGAGTGGCATACCGGCTTCCACCGGAGCTTCGAGGACCTCTTCGAGCGACAACTCGCCAACCCGCTGGCCGCCGAGCACCGCACCGCGGAATTCGCTGCCGCGACCTTCGTCCTCGAAGGCGCGATCACCCACAGCATCGACGAGGCCACCACGGACCAACTCTGCAAGATCACTGCCGATCGCCTGCACCGGGCGGCCGAGACGAAGATGAACGCCACCTAG
- a CDS encoding GNAT family N-acetyltransferase has translation MIDTVEPIKTERLLLRPFTDGDEDDMFAFESLPEVARYLYNEPRTREGNATELAVRMRQTGLGKEGDTVVLAIELAGTVIGYTLLSWLSEQHEQGEFGYVLHPDHHGRGYASEASVEMLRLGFEQLGLHRIVGRCDARNAGSPRLMERLGMRQEAHFVEAEIFKGEWGEELHYAMLAREWQNSPWAS, from the coding sequence ATGATCGACACCGTCGAGCCGATCAAGACCGAGCGTCTGCTGCTGCGGCCGTTCACCGACGGCGACGAGGACGACATGTTCGCCTTCGAGTCGCTGCCCGAGGTGGCCCGCTACCTGTACAACGAGCCACGCACCCGCGAGGGCAACGCCACCGAGCTGGCCGTTCGCATGCGGCAGACGGGGCTGGGCAAGGAAGGCGACACCGTCGTCCTCGCGATCGAGCTGGCGGGAACGGTCATCGGCTACACCCTGCTGAGCTGGCTCAGCGAGCAACACGAACAGGGCGAGTTCGGATACGTACTACACCCTGATCACCACGGGCGCGGGTACGCGTCGGAAGCCTCGGTGGAGATGCTGCGCCTCGGCTTCGAACAGCTCGGGCTGCACCGCATCGTCGGTCGCTGCGACGCGCGCAACGCGGGCTCACCCCGGCTGATGGAGCGCCTCGGCATGCGCCAGGAAGCACACTTCGTCGAAGCGGAGATCTTCAAAGGCGAGTGGGGCGAGGAACTGCACTACGCCATGCTCGCCCGCGAGTGGCAGAACTCCCCCTGGGCTTCCTGA
- the ligD gene encoding non-homologous end-joining DNA ligase: MADPPEHRLKKYREKRDFERTAEPAGAAEANAEGHRFVVQRHRARRRHYDLRLELDGVLVSWAVPKGPTLDPKARHLAVHVEDHPLEYVEFEGTIPAGEYGGGDVIVWDHGTWEPVQTDDPAEAIADGNLHFDLFGEKLAGRFVLVRKDNSGKEQWLLLHKQDEHAQSGWDAEQHPLSVKSGRTNEEVAAAPEAIWRSDLPATEAEVPVRPRRWTGPTDDEIAALDALGGQGRWRLGEHELRLTNLDKVLFPARDGEEPVTKRELVRYHALIAPLMLPYLAGRPLNSHRFPDGSGENGFWHKQVPSHAPEWLTTWRNADADRGEAERYIVADSAATLVWLANYGAIELHAWTSRTDNVECPTWALFDIDPGPDTSFDDVLALARLHRTALDHLGVQARPKVTGQRGIQIWVPIRPTYTFAETRSWTEKVSRAVGHTMPDLISWKWEKNARGGLARLDYTQNARNKTLVAPYSARPRPGAPVSVPLEWDELDDPELRPDRWTIRTVLDRVSTVGDPFAPLLEVEQELPPV, encoded by the coding sequence GTGGCCGACCCACCGGAACATCGCCTGAAGAAGTACCGCGAGAAGCGGGACTTCGAGCGCACGGCGGAGCCTGCCGGGGCCGCCGAGGCGAACGCGGAAGGTCACCGTTTCGTCGTGCAGCGGCACCGTGCGCGGCGCCGTCACTACGACCTGCGACTCGAACTCGACGGTGTCCTGGTGAGCTGGGCGGTGCCGAAGGGGCCGACGCTGGATCCGAAGGCCCGGCATCTCGCCGTGCACGTCGAGGATCATCCGCTCGAATACGTCGAGTTCGAGGGCACCATCCCGGCGGGCGAGTACGGCGGCGGCGACGTCATCGTCTGGGACCACGGCACGTGGGAACCGGTCCAGACCGACGACCCAGCAGAGGCGATCGCGGACGGCAACCTGCATTTCGACCTGTTCGGTGAGAAGCTCGCCGGGCGTTTCGTCCTGGTGCGCAAGGACAATTCCGGCAAGGAACAGTGGCTGCTGCTGCACAAACAGGACGAGCACGCACAGTCCGGATGGGATGCGGAGCAGCATCCGCTGTCGGTGAAGAGCGGCAGGACGAACGAGGAGGTCGCCGCCGCCCCTGAGGCGATATGGCGCAGCGATCTCCCGGCGACCGAGGCGGAAGTTCCGGTGCGGCCGCGACGATGGACCGGGCCGACCGACGACGAGATCGCCGCACTCGACGCCCTCGGTGGTCAAGGGCGCTGGCGGCTCGGCGAGCACGAGCTTCGGCTCACCAACCTCGACAAGGTCCTGTTCCCGGCGCGCGACGGCGAGGAACCGGTCACCAAGCGCGAGTTGGTCCGCTACCACGCACTGATCGCGCCGCTGATGCTGCCGTACCTGGCGGGACGACCGCTCAACAGCCACCGTTTTCCGGACGGTTCCGGGGAAAATGGCTTCTGGCACAAGCAGGTTCCGAGCCATGCACCGGAGTGGCTCACGACGTGGCGCAACGCGGACGCGGACCGCGGTGAGGCCGAGCGCTACATCGTCGCCGACAGCGCAGCGACCCTCGTGTGGCTCGCGAACTACGGCGCGATCGAACTGCACGCCTGGACCTCACGCACCGACAACGTGGAGTGCCCCACTTGGGCCCTGTTCGACATCGACCCAGGGCCGGACACGAGCTTCGACGACGTACTCGCACTCGCCCGACTGCACCGAACCGCGCTGGACCACCTCGGCGTGCAGGCCCGTCCGAAAGTCACCGGTCAGCGCGGCATTCAGATCTGGGTGCCGATCCGGCCGACATACACATTCGCCGAAACACGGTCGTGGACGGAAAAGGTCTCCCGCGCGGTCGGCCACACCATGCCCGACCTGATCAGCTGGAAGTGGGAGAAGAACGCACGCGGCGGTCTCGCCCGCCTCGACTACACGCAGAACGCGCGGAACAAAACCCTCGTCGCCCCGTACAGCGCCAGACCACGTCCGGGCGCACCGGTGTCGGTCCCGCTGGAGTGGGACGAGCTGGACGACCCGGAGCTGCGGCCGGACCGGTGGACGATCCGCACCGTGCTCGACCGCGTCAGCACCGTCGGCGACCCGTTCGCCCCGCTGCTCGAGGTGGAGCAGGAGCTGCCGCCGGTGTGA
- a CDS encoding acyl-CoA dehydrogenase family protein: MTEADRLHTSEDFDTILANLDEVLPTVGEDASLNEQRGDLAPRVVEALWSSGLFGVGVPRELGGLELCPRQVLEVVARLSYSDASTGWTFAALQMITGTTAAYLGPEAVRELFDTDSRRHALIAGQGTRMGRAVPVDGGYRVSGHWHFASGVSLATHVHSAALCEESGRAMVVTCPKDEVELIDNWDVLGLRATGSIDYTCSEVFVPETHVYDIATIGPRHGGAMYRLGLANMAGISHSGWALGVGRRLLDEMNGLAATKTGKPGATVDTSQFYAEYAQAESKLRAAHAWAREVWEDNEATLDGGVPLSTEQETFTRLMLNNTTWSVHEIGQTVHKWAATAAIRDGDLQRVLRDLYTGTQHITSSPAVLQNCGKWLAGLAPDTRWTFLDLEPVS; encoded by the coding sequence ATGACCGAGGCGGACCGGCTACATACCAGCGAAGACTTCGACACCATCCTGGCGAATCTCGACGAAGTCCTGCCGACAGTCGGGGAGGATGCGAGCCTCAACGAGCAGCGGGGCGACCTGGCGCCACGTGTCGTGGAGGCACTGTGGAGCAGCGGGCTGTTCGGCGTCGGAGTTCCGCGTGAGCTCGGCGGTCTTGAGCTCTGTCCGCGCCAGGTTCTGGAGGTCGTCGCGCGCCTGTCGTATTCGGATGCTTCGACGGGCTGGACCTTCGCCGCACTCCAGATGATCACCGGAACGACGGCCGCCTACCTCGGGCCGGAGGCGGTGCGGGAGCTGTTCGACACGGATTCCCGGAGACACGCGTTGATCGCCGGGCAGGGAACGAGAATGGGCCGCGCGGTGCCTGTGGACGGCGGGTACCGGGTCAGCGGTCACTGGCACTTCGCCTCCGGCGTTTCCCTGGCCACCCACGTGCACAGTGCCGCCCTCTGCGAGGAGAGCGGACGCGCGATGGTCGTGACTTGCCCCAAGGACGAGGTCGAACTGATCGACAACTGGGACGTGCTCGGGCTGCGCGCCACCGGCAGCATCGACTACACGTGCTCCGAAGTCTTCGTTCCGGAAACACACGTGTACGACATCGCGACCATAGGGCCCCGGCACGGTGGGGCGATGTATCGGCTCGGCCTGGCGAACATGGCCGGGATTTCCCACAGCGGATGGGCGCTCGGTGTCGGACGCAGGTTGCTGGATGAGATGAACGGGCTCGCCGCGACCAAGACCGGCAAGCCCGGCGCCACAGTGGACACGTCCCAGTTCTATGCGGAGTACGCACAGGCGGAAAGCAAACTCCGTGCCGCGCACGCGTGGGCGCGCGAGGTGTGGGAGGACAACGAAGCCACGTTGGACGGTGGCGTTCCGCTGTCCACCGAGCAGGAAACGTTCACCCGGCTGATGCTCAACAACACCACGTGGTCGGTGCACGAGATCGGGCAGACCGTGCACAAGTGGGCGGCGACCGCGGCGATCCGCGACGGCGACCTGCAACGCGTGCTCCGCGACCTGTACACCGGAACGCAGCACATCACCTCGAGCCCGGCGGTACTGCAGAACTGCGGGAAGTGGCTCGCCGGGCTCGCGCCGGACACCCGGTGGACGTTCCTGGACCTTGAACCCGTGTCATGA
- a CDS encoding SH3 domain-containing protein, whose amino-acid sequence MISVPRPFLFAGAGLLGVIYLLGRPADSEPEPVQPCRFEVSADVLNVRSGPGTEFDTVDRLTENTAVTAQPVEQHGFRQLGTGRWAAQEFLVAEPDSSCP is encoded by the coding sequence GTGATCTCAGTTCCGCGTCCGTTCCTGTTCGCCGGGGCCGGACTCCTCGGCGTGATCTACCTCCTCGGCCGTCCCGCCGACAGCGAGCCGGAACCGGTTCAGCCGTGCCGGTTCGAAGTCTCCGCCGACGTGCTCAACGTCCGCTCCGGGCCGGGCACCGAGTTCGACACGGTCGACCGGCTCACCGAGAACACGGCGGTCACCGCGCAACCGGTCGAGCAGCACGGTTTCCGGCAGTTGGGTACGGGCCGCTGGGCGGCTCAGGAGTTCCTCGTCGCCGAGCCGGACAGCAGCTGCCCGTGA
- a CDS encoding acyl-CoA thioesterase, which produces MADFFDVAPTRAEFTVLRPITTRWEDNDVYGHVNNVVHYSWFDTAVNGWLMEATGTDIRELPAVGLVAETACRYLSELSFPDRVEVGVGLERLGNSSVVYRLAVFGNGSEQPASIGRFVHVYVDRETRRTTPVPEPIRTALARL; this is translated from the coding sequence GTGGCTGACTTTTTTGATGTTGCACCGACACGCGCCGAGTTCACCGTGCTGCGTCCGATCACGACGCGGTGGGAGGACAACGACGTCTACGGCCACGTCAACAACGTCGTGCACTACTCGTGGTTCGACACCGCCGTGAACGGCTGGCTCATGGAGGCCACCGGCACCGACATCCGCGAGCTTCCCGCCGTCGGCCTGGTCGCCGAGACGGCGTGCCGCTACCTGTCGGAGCTGAGCTTCCCCGACCGCGTCGAGGTGGGTGTGGGGCTGGAGCGGCTCGGCAACTCCAGCGTCGTCTACCGGCTCGCCGTGTTCGGCAACGGCAGCGAGCAGCCCGCCTCGATCGGGCGCTTCGTGCACGTCTACGTCGACCGCGAGACCCGGCGGACGACGCCGGTTCCGGAGCCGATTCGCACCGCCCTCGCGCGGCTCTGA